From the Cohaesibacter sp. ES.047 genome, the window GCGCTGGCGCTTGCGCTTGCGATCCAGCTCATCTGCGGTTTCATAGCAGGGATAAAGCCGCCCCATGTCCTTGAGCTTCTGCGTTACCTCGTCATAGCTCGCCATGCGAGCCGACTGCCGTTCGACACGGGCCGGTTTGATCCCCAGCCAGTCGAGATCCGTAGCAATCCCTTGGGCATATTCGTCCCGCGAGCGTTCCTGATCGGTATCATCGAAGCGCAGAATGAACGCGCCGCCGGTCTTGATCGAAACAAGCCAGTTGATCAGCGCCGTGCGGGCGTTGCCGATATGGATGTTGCCCGTAGGGGACGGTGCAAAGCGTACGATTTCAGGCATTTAATGCGTTTCCTTGATTCTTTTTCGCAACAGGTCCGTCCGCGATCAATCCCGATCCCTGAACCCGTTGGTGATCGGATAGCGGCGGTCGCGGCCAAAATTGCGCTCACTGAGCTTAACGCCCGGAGCCGACTGCCGGCGCTTGTATTCGGCGATATATAAAAGATGCTCGATGCGGTGAACCAATTGCCGGTCATGGCCACGCTCGACGATTTCATCAACGCCCATTTCCCGCTCGACGAGACATTCCAGAATGTCGTCCAGCACCGGATATTCCGGCAAGCTGTCCTGATCGGTCTGGTTCTCGCGCAGCTCCGCCGTCGGCGCTTTGGCGATGATGTTGGCCGGGATCACCTCGCCTGCGGGGCCGAGCGTGTCGTCCGGTTTGTTTGCATTGCGCCATGCCGAAAGGTGATAGACCTTCATCTTGTAAAGATCTTTGATCGGGTTGAAGCCCCCGTTCATATCGCCATAAAGGGTAGCATAGCCGACGGACATCTCGGATTTATTGCCGGTCGTCACGACCATATTGCCAAACTTGTTCGAGATTGCCATCAGGATCGTTCCGCGTGAGCGCGACTGGAGGTTTTCCTCGGTCACACCCTCATTGGTGCCTTCGAACAGGCCGGAAAGCGCGTTGGCGAACCCTTCAACCGGCTCGACAATATCGACGATGTCATAGCGGACACCGAGCGCCTTGGCACAATCCGCCGCATCCTTGAGGCTCTCGCCCGAGGTATAGCGATAAGGCAGCATGATACAGTGAACCCGATCCGCCCCAAGCGCATCGACCGCCAATGCGGCGCAAATCGCCGAATCGATGCCGCCAGACAGCCCCAGGACAACCCCGGGAAAGCGGTTCTTGTTGACATAATCCCTAAGCCCCAGCATGCAGGCCGACCAGGCGCTCGCATCCTCATCCATCACCGGATCGATGCTGCTCTCAAGGTGCCAGCCATCTCCCTCACGACGGGCGGTGATGACACGCTGATCCTCGACAAAGCCCGGCATCTGCATGGCAAGGGACCGGTCGGCATTGAGCGCAAAGGACGCGCCATCAAACACCAGCTCGTCCTGACCGCCCACCTGATTGAGATAGACGAGCGGCAGATTGGTTTCGACCACCCGCTGGATCGCCACCTGCTGGCGCACATCCCATTTGTCGAGATTGAACGGCGAGCCATTGGGCACAACAAGGAACTCCGCCCCTGTTTCCATCAGGCACTCACAGACCTCTTCAGCCCAGATATCCTCGCAAATGGGCACGCCAACACGAACACCGCGAATGTCGATCGGTCCCGGAAGCGGCCCTGCGGCGAACACCCGCTTTTCGTCAAATACGCCATAGTTTGGCAGATCGGCCTTCATTCGCACGGCCTTGACGACACCATCATCCAGGAGGCAAACCGCGTTATAGAGCTTGCCATCCTCCACCCATGGCGTCCCGATCAGAATGGCAGGCGCATCACCGGCGGTAATGGAGGCGAGCTCTTCAACCGCCGCACGACAAGCTTTCTGGAATGCCGGTTTGAGCACCAGATCCTCGGGCGGATAGCCAGATACGAACAGCTCACTGAGCACGAGGCAATCGGCATCCTGCCTGATTGCCATCTCATGGGCCGTGCGGGCCTTTGCAGCATTGCCTGCAATGTCGCCAAGGGTCGGATTAAGCTGGGCAAGGCTGAAGACGAGCTTGTCGGTCACGAGATAGATCCTGTCTTGCTTGGTATTTCACGGCGCCATGCGCAC encodes:
- a CDS encoding NAD+ synthase; this translates as MTDKLVFSLAQLNPTLGDIAGNAAKARTAHEMAIRQDADCLVLSELFVSGYPPEDLVLKPAFQKACRAAVEELASITAGDAPAILIGTPWVEDGKLYNAVCLLDDGVVKAVRMKADLPNYGVFDEKRVFAAGPLPGPIDIRGVRVGVPICEDIWAEEVCECLMETGAEFLVVPNGSPFNLDKWDVRQQVAIQRVVETNLPLVYLNQVGGQDELVFDGASFALNADRSLAMQMPGFVEDQRVITARREGDGWHLESSIDPVMDEDASAWSACMLGLRDYVNKNRFPGVVLGLSGGIDSAICAALAVDALGADRVHCIMLPYRYTSGESLKDAADCAKALGVRYDIVDIVEPVEGFANALSGLFEGTNEGVTEENLQSRSRGTILMAISNKFGNMVVTTGNKSEMSVGYATLYGDMNGGFNPIKDLYKMKVYHLSAWRNANKPDDTLGPAGEVIPANIIAKAPTAELRENQTDQDSLPEYPVLDDILECLVEREMGVDEIVERGHDRQLVHRIEHLLYIAEYKRRQSAPGVKLSERNFGRDRRYPITNGFRDRD